A region of the Callithrix jacchus isolate 240 chromosome 10, calJac240_pri, whole genome shotgun sequence genome:
TGGGGATACAATGTCATCTCTCATTACCAGACAACTTTAAATACGGGATGTATCTTTAGATCCTTTATAAGCCTATACTAGTTGTGGGTCTCCCTAAGAACTAGACTCCAtgattttttgtatctgtgtATAGACCTTTAACAAATACATGATGGCACACCAAAAAATCACCTTTCCCTATTAGGAACATTTGGCTACTTTGAAGACATTCCACAGGATCCTTCTCGGAACCTGCAGTTGTTAGGCTAAAGCAAATTACTCAAGCTAAGTTGTGATATAACCACTGTGACTTCTAATCTTAGTTTGGTGACCTCTTAGATATCGCCAATCATCtcccaagttttaaaaaattctgggtTTAGGAAATTAATTTTGTTCCATTTAATTGAACTAAACAAGAGGGTATTCAAAAGAGCTGAAGACTTCTGGCTCAAATAGTTTGCCACCACCAATGAGATGCCACATAGCCTGACTACTTAagtcacttttaatttttatgttggtGATTCTATGTGTGCATCTCCTTGTCTTGTAAGCATCAGACAGCTGAAGACATATGCAGAGCTGTGAAATTCACTCTGCACTGAATAGACAAAGAGGTTCCCTAGCATAACACTGAGCGGCTGGTATCCACATGGTTCTCAGTATTATAAACTCTGGGAAGACAGTACTTCACAGCCTCAAGAAAATATGTAAGCAAGGCAGAACAAACACTCAAACAAGTATTATTCAACAGACATGTTTACACTAAATAAGTAAGGTTATATTTAGGGTTTAAACTCATCCCTGAATATCCTTAGTAACAACGTGGAGGAAAAACCGGGGTGAATGAGAACTTAAAATTTTCCAAGGATTATGGTTCAAATCCTCTGAAATCTGTAACAGGTTAAAAAAATGAGAACTCAACTTTTTAGAGCAATAACTCTTCTTGAGGGCACCAGCACAAGGCGGTAGTGATTCTCACctttaatatattacatataatactaTAAAAATAGATTGAAGTTTTAAGGAAAGTCCATTATTATTAAAAGTTTAGTACTCTGAGTCTTGGCTTTCTGAGAATAAAACATACCAGAACAAAAACCAAGAAAGTAGAACAGAGAGGTATACTAATTGACAAAATAGCTGCTGCAACATGCCACAGGCACTTAAGGCCTAACATTTCTGAAAAAGCATGGAACGTGTGGACTCCCAGGAAAAAAACTGTCTCAGATCATttgtaacagaaagaaatagtaagTGACATCTCTAACAATGCTCACTAGCAGATACTACATCTTTCCCGCTGCTTGTTTGTTTGCATGTTATTGAGAACAGGGAAAGGAAAGGCACTGTTTTCTCCAGGTAGTTGTTTTTGAACAAGTGAGGGCATGCTACACTCCTGTATCAGTACTTCGTGGCTGAAAACCCTCCCTCCGAAGGCTACCCATGTCAAAGCGGGTGGAGACCTCACAGCGCACTAATAATGTGTCATCCTTAATGAAAGTTCTTTGTCTTAGGGCTTCCAGATGCATAAAAGTTACATAGCCAAAACCTTTTGGGTTCCGTGGGATTGTGGGTCGCTGGAAAGCAAGCAGCTCTGGTTTGGCATCCATTATCTCTTCGTGGTTTTGTCTTACAGGTGCTTCAGACTGATCAAGAATTGTAAGGCGTATTGTACCCTGGAAGGGCCAAGGGAGGTGGCTGTCATACTCTCCTTGCATTGTGTGGACAAACAGGGATATATAGTTTGCACAGCGCTGAGCAGTCGGTAACTGAAGGTGCAAGCGCATGCACAGTTTATACCCGGGTTTGCCTGTGTAGAATCCAGGGCTGTGAATCACAACAGGTTTCTCCTCTTCTTGACATTTCAGATGCATTCCAAAGTTGCCAATCTTCCAAATATAAATTCCATTGCACTGCTGTGCTTCAATTTCAGCAACTTTGTCCTCAAGGGTTCGAATGGTTCGCCTGAGCTCATTTACATACATACCCTGAGTTTCCATTTTAGCAGTCAGCTCTCGGATTTGATGGTCTTGTCTTACAAGGCGACCCTCTAACTGGTGAATAGTTTCCTGGAAATTCCAGACCTCAGGAGTGGGAGGAGCGGGAGTTAAAGTAAGGCTCAAGCTATGAACAGCCTGGGCCAACATTCTCATGTGTGACTGGGTGTTCTCCTGCAGGTGGCGTGCCAAGTGATTCCTCTGCATCTAAGAATCAAGCACAAGCCTTAGGTTGGGAATAGATAACTGTGAGGATTAGGAAAAGGACCTGGCCAGGTCACATATGAAGTTTTCACAGGCCAGGCTTGAAAGATTAGCTTTGGActaggcacaggggctcatgcctataatcccagcactttgggaggccgagatgggaggatcacctgaggtcaggagttccagaccagcctggccaacatggcaaaaccccatttctttttttttttttttaatagagatagtgTTTTTTTCCacgatggtcaggctggtctcaaactcccgactttgggtgatccgcctgcctcaacctcccaaagtgctgtgattacaggtgtgagccaccgtgcctggccaaaaccccatttctactaaaaatacaaaaattagctgagtgtggcatgcacctgtaacccagctacccaggaggctgaggtaggagaactgcttgaacctgggaggcagaggttacagtgagccactgcactctaacttgggaagacagagcgagactccatatcaaaaaaaaaaaaaaaaaaaaaaggccaggtgcaatggctcacacttgtaatcccagtactttgggaggttgagaatcccagtactttgggaggttgagacgggcagatctcaaggtcaggagttcgagccagcatggccaacatggtgaaaccccatctctactaaaaatacaaaacttagctgggcgtggtggcgggcgcctgtaaaatcccagctactcgggaggctggggcaggagaatctcttgaacccaggaggcagaggttgcagtgagccaagacgtgccatggcactccagcctgggagacagagtgagactctgtctccaaaaaaaaaaaaaaaaaaaagaaaagaaaagaaaagctgtgcccagtggctcaggcctgtaatcccagcactttgggaggcagaggcaggcagatcacgaggtcaggagtttgagactagcgtggccaacatgataaaactacgtatctactaaaaatacaaaaattagccaggcatggtggcatgcacctataatctccagctgaggagaggctgaggcacaagaatctgttgaacccgggaggcagaggttacagtgagccaagattgaatcactgcactccagcctggctgacagtctgtctcaaaaaaaaggaaaattagcttggctcatgcctacaatcccagcactttgggaggctgaggtgggtggatcacgaggtgaagagatcgagaccatcctgatcaacaaggtgaaacccccgtctctactaaaaatacaaaaattagctgggcatggtggcgcacgcctatagtcccagctacttgggaggctgaagcaggagaactgcttgaacccaggatgcggaggttgtggtgagccgagatcgcgcattgcactccagcctgggtaacaagagcaaaactccgtctcaaaaaaaaaaaataaataaaaagttttcaagTAGTCACACCACTTCCTTCAATTCTCTACAATTTTCCTTTGCCTTCGACAGATTCTTGAGCCAATGAAACAACTCTGCCTCTTGGTTCACTGAAAAACAGGCTATCTGATGACTACTCTCCCAGCTTTCACTCATGTAAATCTCCCTCCAACCTACAAAAATGTCAGTATTTACACCTATCCCTCTTTTCTGACTCAGAGATGCCTGTCTTCTCCAAGATTAATATTCTACCTGTGCTGTAAATGGCATGTGACCTGTTGCCAACACCCCAGAAATTTTACTCAGtgatttttcctcatcttcaaacATCTCTTCCTCTAACACTTTCCTTTAGAATACAATTATTAAAATCTTTCCCATTAAAAAAGGACACACCTCTCTAAAGATCTTTTGTCTCTAGTTAATATTAatactattttctccttttttaaaaaagtcaagaaTATAGTCTACCTGTATTGTCCACAATTCCCAATATACAAATGTATTGCCAATTGGAATTTTTCCAGTCACCATGCTATTCTAAGGTCATTAAGAATATCCTACTATACAAAAAACATTCATACTAcaacaatttttattataaaaggtcatataatcttaaaaaaaactaaaaaatatagatGATCAGAGTATGCAACCTATTATCTCACCTAActacaaaattaacattttataatttctttctttttctctaagcacaaaaatacagaacatttctacaaaatataacCATaccatttttctgatttttcaaattattaaatatatgtttattatatataagtcaggaaaaaaaagtataatggAAAAGCAAAACTGTAACTGCACTCTCCAAAAAGAAAGACATATCATAAACAATGATCTGTCTTAGACGTTTGACAATACTGATCATGAGTCTTGAAACTATTTTGGAGACCATGATACTACTTTCTCTTTGCCTGGTTCATCTGTTTCTTATACTGTTTGTTCATGGCTCTTTTCCTTGGTGTACTTCTCTCTCCTATACATACTCTATATGATCTCAATGACACCTTCCATTATCACTGCACATCACTCCCCCAAAGCAATACTCTGAGTCCTGATTTCTCTATGGAGCTTAAGACTGCACATAACGCATGTCAGTCATCTTCACCTGTTCCCGAGCTGGGTAAGTCATATCCGCAACTCAATTcagtaaaacagattttttttaaacctctacCTCCAATCAGTTCTTCCTGTGTTTACTCTTTTTGGTGAATGGCCCATCCATCTACCCAGTGACCAAGGCCAGAAACCAAATTATTCTAGCTAGATGCCTCCCTCTCCTTCACTCATCCCATTTATTTAGTCACACAGGCAATACATCATCTTCTCTCCTATATATGTATTGGCTCCTAGACCTATCTTCACTGTCATTGCTATAATTCAAGCTATCTTCACTTAGGTATTCTAAAAGCTCTGGTACTGCTATCCCCACCTCCATCTCAAATAGTCTACATTGCTACTGGGTTGAACTAGCACAACAAAAACTACCTGTAGTTCCTCAAATCACCATGCTCACTCTTTCTCACTGGTCTTCTCTCCCTTGTTCTTGGAAAACTATTTCACCTGTAAAAATTCAGCCCAAAGCATCATGTTTTGTCAAGTCTGTCTGAAGGCTTTAGGCATTGCTAAGTATGCCTTTGCTTCTGCTCATAGCATCCATAATAACTCTATTATATAACTTATTACAATGCTTTATAAGCATATGTACATTCTTGTTGTTTTCTCCACATGAAGTAACtgaatattttttacttatattcaagaattaaaagaaaaagaaacccttacCTTTTCATGGCAACCAAAAGTACTGAATGTGCATGGAATTGGGGCTGTAGGGCAGTCTAGATCATAATGATTAGgcatctgaaatccaaaacaaagGCTGAAAAATATCTTCCCTGCATATCATGTTCTAGTTTGATGTGATCACATTAAACTATATTGTCAATGGCTGCTTTTGCTGGCAGTTATGCTGCAGCATAAACTGTGTCACTCATAACTTTTACTTTCAAAAgttatagagaaagaaaacatcaacATCTCACAGTATCCCCCCTCCAATTATTCAAAATTCATTTCAAGAAATTGAATTTGATCCTCTTGCTAGGAACTAGGCACCCTCTAGTGGCACTTTACAGAAAAAACACCTGACAATAGCTACAACAGCAAACTCAATCAAGACTCCCACTACTAAGGTCTAGGCCACGTAACAGGAACCAGTCAACTGCATGCGCTGAAGCCACTGACTACATTCATACTTTCCTCATGACCACCTTTCAAAACTCATCTTAACTTTTGTTAATCTGGGCATATTTTAGTTACACTGGGGAGACTCAGATATTAAAAGgtactttaaaaacattaataaaagctCTAAAGAAAGTCTCAGTCCTTGATTTTGGGACTCTAAGACACATTCTCTAAGGTAAGATACATTATACGAAAtcgtattttttaaaagtggtgCCAAGTTCCCTTTAGAAATTTAATTTGGCTATAGTTGTAGATATTTCAAACAGAAAGTACCTGAGAGACCATTTATTATAATTCAATCCTTCATTTCTCAAGAGCGAACAGTGCAGAACAGGGgtcaataaaattttttgtaaaggatCAGATAGTAAATATGGGCCATACGTACTGCCTCTGTCCCAAGTACCCAACTCTACCATTGTTATATAAAAGTAGCCATACACAAGACATACACACATGGTCATGgctttcaataaaactttatttacaaaaacaggcagcaagaCAGATTTAGCTGGCAAGCCAGTTTGCTAATCCCTGAGCTATTTAGAATATCAACTTGCTAAAGATGAGAGGGCACAGTTAAACCACAGTTAATACAGTTTAACCGAGGATTAAAACCTAGGTGTTCTGACTCTTAGCCTAGAATTTTTTCCtacactgtttttcttttactggGTTTTAGTTTGCTGCATGGTTTCCTTTCAATattaaaagagaacaaaaaggaaaacaagttaGGACTTTATAAGCATAAGAAGTTTAACACCCTCAAATTAAggttttgttgaaaaaaattaagagaatgtTAACAAACCGATGGAAAAGTTTTAAGGTTAACAAACTTGTCCAGTGACAGGTTTTGCTTGCTGCTTCTCAGTAAGGTATATCAATAACGATCTCTGGGTTTACAGATTTCATGAGTATATAAATAGTTAatagttaattttcatattttgtaggCAAACTCCCCAAATGTCAGAAGATAGCAATCGGAtggaattttcctttctctactaaTAGTCAAAACATACAATCTTcagactgggcttggtggcttacatctataattccagcaatgtgggaggccaaagtgggaagactgattgacctcaggagtttgagactagtctggacaatataacaagacccggtctctaaaaaaaatctaaaacaataaaaaattagccaggcatggtagtgcacgcctgtagtcccagctccttggaaggctgaggtaggaagatcacctgagccaggaatttgaggctgcagtgatccatgattttgtcactgcactccattttgggcaagagtgagactcgatttcaaaaaacaaaaaaaccaacaacaaaaaaaaaccccccaTATAATTTTCTATTGTAATTACTACTTCTAATGATACCTGGCCTACAGGGCAACTCAACAGAAGGGCTACAGGTCCTGAAAATCTGGAAACTTCCCTGTATGCCTCAAGGATTACAGCTACAAAAATATTCTCCTACTGAACAGAATTACTTTCCTCTGTATCACTGTTCCCTCGTACTCTTTTAGCCAGTCTCTGGACACTTAAGATACTCATTTCACAGTGTGTAAATATCAATattttagctttttctttctttaaatggaGACCCttacttttgattatttttatcttaaaataggttttgttggtaatttttatgaatatacaaAAGAACAGGTATTATGTTAATGACTTAGGAATTTTAAGTACTTAAAAAGGGCTAGATGTTTTGTTCTTcgtgaaaatatttattacttaatttatataaaaaattttccaTAGTTCTAATACTTCTTCAATCTGTATTTCTTTGCCTTATTgatttaaattttcaattaaaaaacctaattcacttccttttttaatttttctatttctctaaatAACTCACTTCTTTAAACTGTTTACGAAGAAATTTATGAAAACGAATAATACCTGTTCTCTGATGAGTACAGTATTGCAGTATTCACAGACGACATTTGCCAAAGGACAGTTCTGGTCATGGATCTAaattttattagagaaatgcaagaaaAGCatgagaataaaaagtaaaaacaactaATTTCGATAAAGATTAATTTTTCACTATAAACAAACAAGGACATCGAATTGTATAAAGCGAAAGTGAGAGTAATATATAaaggatattttctttctctttcccagtgTAGTAATGAGATTCATTCACCCTTCCAGCTCTTTGAAAGACCACAGtagaatacaaaaagaatttttcaaatcCCTTCCTTTTATCATGAGGCAATGCATATGTAACTTCTTTGGACATCATCTACCCAGGCTATAATTCTCCAAATGCAATCTTCTTCCAAAAATTTTCAGCAGCAGTATGATGATTTAGTTAAAATTTCTTGTTAGTAGGATTAAAGAACAAATGTTTTATTAGAGCAGGAAAGTTTGGTGCTCAGGTTCTTGTATGCCCCAGAAGGGTGAACCTTATTTTCTAGAATATAATAACTTTAGTTGATGTGCTAAGAAATAATTAGCCTTCCAGGTTAAGTCAATCTAATTTACTAAAGTTTGGAAAGGAGTTGTCATTTTACTCTAATTATGACTCAGACTTCTCTACATTTATACTAAATTAGCTGACTTTTTTggagtattttatatatgtaatggATCTAATATGCTTGACCTCAAAGTAGGGAAAAACTGccaaaatgaatttataaaaactGTACTTTAAGGAAGTATCTAAGTAATAGaataaaagaacataaattaTATGTAggttattttataaaagtatatacaGGATAAGGATCAAGGGCTTAGATTTCAGTGTTAGCTTTTTTATTGGCAATATTAATACAAGTATACTTAATCTAGCTCAGTTTCTGAATATAGAAACTCTCCTATAATCATGACACTGTTAGACACCaccaagtttctttttaaaagataaactttaaaatttaaatataacataCATAATGAGAAGTGtaaacacattatatatatatatagcatgatGAAGTATCATCGAGGAAACATTTTGTGGGTTTGATTTATTCTTCATAATAGTTATGACAACCCactctctttttcaaaataattctgtGTAAATCTTATGTAGTAATTGTTCTACTTGTTTGTCTCCAATCCAAAACTGGTCATCAATTTAATCACAAAGAAAAGTTGATTGGCATATGCTTTTCCTAGCAGTTCTGTTATTTGCTTCTACAGTAGTGATAACTAATATAAATCATGTTTTTTATGAAAGACATGCAAATACAACTTCTACACTTATATACTAAAATGGCTTAGtatgaactttctttttcttaaaaatcatttttcccaAAATTGATAATGCAGAGACAGAGTTAAGCATCACATCCTTATCTATTGCTAAGGCCCTCAAACACACATTTAAGAATGATGTTTTAAGATGTAAAATTAACAAATCCAAGTTAAAACATGCCTCTTTATCTTCAAATGCCATTGATGCAGCACAGTTTACACAAGAAACCTGTCTCCTTGGACAATCCTTCAGAATGTGAATATTAATTTGGCATTTTTGGAAAGGACGCTGGCATTGGGGACAATCCATAAGAGCAAACTCGCAATGTACTTGATGATCCTATAAGAAAATCATAATAGATTAGTATTAGCCAACTCtgaagtcttctaaatataatctctcctAATAATATACTGCTCTCTTTTAGCAGGCTACTGAACCTCTCTTTAAGTAGACTACTGTATCTACTTTGTCGAGTACACACCACAGAACCATTCATAACATGAATGTCTTTagtgaattttttcaaataatggTTGTGGATTGCAAATTTATACAAAGAATGTGAATTCTCAAGTTCATATATCCGATTAGGGAAGAGAGTTGAAAAGAAGTTAGATTTCCTATTTACCAATTTATTAATGTGTCAAAAAGGCCACTCTCTTTTAGGAAGAGCTAATAAGTAAAAGGAGCAAGTAGCATATCTGTCTTAACCATTTAATTTCAAATGTAACATTAATAACAATTTCTGGCAAAAATCACCAAGCTAATGATTTATTTAGTTTAAAAGCAAATTACTTAATAATCTGATTGTTTCAGTTAATCTCAATCTATAGGAGTATTCCATTTAGTTCATAATAAAATGCATAAtttagaaaaacagagagaaaaaagtataATGAGGATTCTGAGATGATAACTTGGGACTTACTGCTTAttccaaaatgacaaaaaatgaaGTTATAAGATTAAAATGTGacacttatatttaaaatgctctTCAGGTTTACTGCAGATAAAGCTCAACAAATAAGCTTATAAAACAATaccgattaaaaaaaaattactgctgGGCAAACCAGAGTAGATAAAAGTATATTTCTGGTTTCTACCTgtttatattcaataaataaacggtataaataaattcaattcaataaataaattcaataaagtaaaaaattttactttattgaatttcaattttattgaatGGCATTAATTCAGCAAGAATTTATTAACCAATTATCATATGCTAGGTACTGGCAATAAACAGATGGATACAGCAAAGTCCCTTTTCTGTAGGAACTTCCTTTTATACATGTGTTAACAGCTAGAAAAGAACTTTAATACCTCAAGATGCCTCAGTTCCATCTTGTGCAAACAACCTTCATTTGGACACCTCACCATCAGAGAAAGAATCTCACGTTTTGCAAAATTGTCTGGAAATAGTTGATTTTCCAGCAGTATTTCGTTGTCAACTGGACATTTGTGACCTGCATCCctaacagaaacaaataa
Encoded here:
- the TRAF6 gene encoding TNF receptor-associated factor 6 isoform X2 — translated: MSLLNCENSCGSSQSESDCCGAMASSCSAATKDDSVGGTASTGNLSSSFMEEIQGYDVEFDPPLESKYECPICLMALREAVQTPCGHRFCKACIIKSIRDAGHKCPVDNEILLENQLFPDNFAKREILSLMVRCPNEGCLHKMELRHLEDHQVHCEFALMDCPQCQRPFQKCQINIHILKDCPRRQVSCVNCAASMAFEDKEIHDQNCPLANVVCEYCNTVLIREQMPNHYDLDCPTAPIPCTFSTFGCHEKMQRNHLARHLQENTQSHMRMLAQAVHSLSLTLTPAPPTPEVWNFQETIHQLEGRLVRQDHQIRELTAKMETQGMYVNELRRTIRTLEDKVAEIEAQQCNGIYIWKIGNFGMHLKCQEEEKPVVIHSPGFYTGKPGYKLCMRLHLQLPTAQRCANYISLFVHTMQGEYDSHLPWPFQGTIRLTILDQSEAPVRQNHEEIMDAKPELLAFQRPTIPRNPKGFGYVTFMHLEALRQRTFIKDDTLLVRCEVSTRFDMGSLRREGFQPRSTDTGV
- the TRAF6 gene encoding TNF receptor-associated factor 6 isoform X1, which gives rise to MDKFFSRASDNQVTMSLLNCENSCGSSQSESDCCGAMASSCSAATKDDSVGGTASTGNLSSSFMEEIQGYDVEFDPPLESKYECPICLMALREAVQTPCGHRFCKACIIKSIRDAGHKCPVDNEILLENQLFPDNFAKREILSLMVRCPNEGCLHKMELRHLEDHQVHCEFALMDCPQCQRPFQKCQINIHILKDCPRRQVSCVNCAASMAFEDKEIHDQNCPLANVVCEYCNTVLIREQMPNHYDLDCPTAPIPCTFSTFGCHEKMQRNHLARHLQENTQSHMRMLAQAVHSLSLTLTPAPPTPEVWNFQETIHQLEGRLVRQDHQIRELTAKMETQGMYVNELRRTIRTLEDKVAEIEAQQCNGIYIWKIGNFGMHLKCQEEEKPVVIHSPGFYTGKPGYKLCMRLHLQLPTAQRCANYISLFVHTMQGEYDSHLPWPFQGTIRLTILDQSEAPVRQNHEEIMDAKPELLAFQRPTIPRNPKGFGYVTFMHLEALRQRTFIKDDTLLVRCEVSTRFDMGSLRREGFQPRSTDTGV